A genomic region of Venturia canescens isolate UGA chromosome 7, ASM1945775v1, whole genome shotgun sequence contains the following coding sequences:
- the LOC122413162 gene encoding zinc finger CCCH domain-containing protein 13-like, whose product MRRTRHVVLPVRSWQYVGLMVVSLACLTLGLISRDRGGRSGSLGGSELMHTAPHEVDACPNRHPFEPVSPYDESAHGRGFKDNADQNEAPFSEETKKMEVSSRRSTATGRRTRSTESSRVRTDNPDAYRSGRVERLTRESSRSHERLSARVSRSKSFDLRETSNRMDREESSDRYRRSGSADRRNRGTLKDVSSRRQKLMSERRRFDGRRDDRVAESRSIEARSLDRRTADSDRRQRSRSVDRRAVRSVRGNRFDRPAPTARLHDDRLERTSEMNRIDIRSPVRSQGRNLVERRVQNERASPRSLAGRSSGPRIDVRKSRDDDLVRVDTRRVGPQERSVSRSERQKREASRSPADGRSSRHDGERTAASRSRLRSEERRASPSEATGERAWIDSLRRDVRRTRNSGIRGHPERKERSASRDMSREGQTSAGNRHERSRASSMRTIPETARSGRLAARRSPEERRQDSLKRSIPQELRQTSRNNAEQQRRTEASRSARIPDSGRLAARGESRRRLGPSAGRILPRDLRTAAQSRETSVLGDPGRTSGPSRSSDSARSRRLAVAEVSRERLGRSTDRVLAREPGRTAERRETGTTSLRHDVPVSRASRINGSGRSADRAPTRELGSSSERRETSDSRDSGRRSERNSARRVARLSRAPRVADSERLGRSADRRGTSSLRASRRTSEENSLRREIQRSRVSRIAAPERREHRAMSEGILRRSERSIERGVQTSEERRGASSLRRERDEESRRNSVDRRSSGTPRNSNVEHRERQVSQELREPSSEESAAREPRISREQRPRSERPTIEENRAARDVRNRQILAERRPPTSPDSLTRGLRVSRDRNAVDVRGEKRIEENRAARDARNRRIVIERPRTSSGNIPPYRGVGKPSNVKTNDYLYQALVLALCAVYGASMFRGKGGFSSLRDIVYPTSRFVLS is encoded by the exons ATGAGACGGACGAGACACGTCGTGTTGCCCGTGAGATCCTGGCAGTACGTCGGCCTGATGGTGGTTTCACTGGCGTGCCTCACCCTCGGCCTGATATCGAGGGACCGCGGTGGAAGATCGGGAAGCCTCGGGGGATCCGAGCTTATGCACACTGCGCCACACGA agTGGACGCCTGCCCAAACAGACACCCCTTCGAGCCGGTGTCCCCTTATGACGAATCGGCACACGGAAGAGGTTTCAAAGATAACGCGGATCAGAACGAAGCTCCCTTTAGCGAGGAGACTAAAAAAATGGAGGTTTCGAGTCGTCGATCGACGGCCACGGGCCGCAGGACCCGGAGCACCGAATCGTCGCGCGTCCGGACCGACAATCCCGACGCTTACCGATCAGGCAGAGTCGAGCGTCTTACTCGCGAATCCAGCCGCTCCCACGAGCGACTTTCCGCCCGTGTTTCCCGCTCGAAATCGTTCGATCTTCGGGAAACGTCGAATCGGATGGATCGGGAAGAATCGAGCGATCGGTACCGCCGATCGGGCTCCGCGGACCGAAGGAATCGAGGGACGTTGAAGGATGTTTCGTCCCGGAGACAAAAACTGATGTCAGAGCGGCGTCGTTTCGACGGGCGCCGCGACGATCGCGTCGCGGAAAGCCGATCAATCGAAGCCCGGTCGCTCGATCGGCGCACAGCCGATTCCGATCGAAGACAACGGAGCCGGAGTGTCGATCGACGCGCAGTTCGATCGGTCCGCGGTAATCGTTTCGATCGACCTGCACCGACTGCTCGATTGCACGACGACCGTTTGGAGCGAACTTCCGAAATGAATCGCATCGACATCCGGTCGCCCGTTCGATCACAAGGACGCAACCTGGTTGAACGACGCGTACAAAATGAGCGAGCCAGTCCCAGGAGCCTCGCCGGTCGGTCGAGCGGGCCGAGAATCGACGTGCGGAAATCGCGGGACGACGATCTCGTTCGAGTCGACACCCGGAGAGTGGGACCGCAAGAACGTAGCGTCTCTCGGTCCGAACGTCAGAAGAGAGAAGCGAGCAGGTCGCCGGCCGACGGACGATCTTCGCGGCACGACGGCGAACGAACTGCTGCTTCGAGGTCGAGACTCCGATCCGAGGAAAGACGAGCTTCCCCTTCAGAAGCAACCGGAGAAAGGGCCTGGATCGATTCCCTGCGACGCGACGTCAGGAGAACTAGAAATTCGGGAATTCGAGGACACCCTGAGCGTAAAGAGCGTTCTGCGAGCCGCGATATGTCGCGAGAAGGTCAAACCTCCGCTGGCAACAGGCACGAACGAAGTCGGGCTTCGTCGATGCGAACCATCCCCGAAACTGCTCGGTCCGGGCGCCTCGCTGCGCGTCGCAGTCCGGAGGAGCGTCGCCAGGATTCGTTGAAACGTTCCATCCCCCAGGAGCTCCGACAAACATCGAGAAACAACGCTGAGCAGCAGCGCCGCACCGAAGCGTCGAGAAGCGCGAGAATCCCGGATTCCGGACGCCTCGCCGCGCGTGGCGAATCACGACGACGACTCGGACCCTCCGCCGGTCGCATACTTCCGCGAGATCTCCGCACAGCTGCTCAAAGCCGCGAAACTTCCGTCCTCGGAGACCCTGGACGGACCTCAGGCCCTTCAAGGTCCTCGGACTCCGCGCGGTCCCGGCGTCTCGCCGTGGCCGAAGTTTCTCGGGAGCGACTCGGACGGTCAACCGATCGAGTTCTGGCACGAGAACCTGGAAGGACCGCAGAACGTCGTGAAACCGGGACGACCTCGCTGCGCCACGATGTCCCGGTGTCCAGAGCGTCGAGAATCAACGGCTCCGGGCGTTCGGCCGATCGCGCTCCCACCCGAGAACTCGGGTCATCGAGCGAACGCCGCGAAACTTCCGACTCGAGGGACTCCGGACGAAGATCCGAGAGGAACTCGGCGCGACGCGTCGCCCGTTTGTCCCGGGCGCCACGAGTCGCCGACTCTGAGCGCCTTGGCCGTTCGGCCGATCGCCGCGGAACATCAAGCCTGAGAGCCTCGAGACGAACGTCCGAAGAAAATTCGCTGCGACGCGAAATCCAACGTTCCAGGGTGTCGAGGATCGCGGCTCCCGAGCGCCGCGAACACCGCGCGATGTCCGAGGGCATCCTTCGTAGGAGCGAACGTTCGATCGAGCGAGGAGTGCAAACGTCGGAGGAGCGACGTGGAGCATCGTCGTTGAGGAGGGAACGCGACGAAGAGTCGAGACGCAACTCCGTAGACCGCCGGAGCTCCGGGACACCCAGGAACTCGAACGTCGAACATCGCGAGCGGCAAGTTTCCCAGGAACTTCGCGAACCTTCCAGCGAAGAGTCTGCCGCCCGCGAACCTCGAATTTCCCGTGAGCAGCGTCCCCGCAGCGAGAGGCCAACGATCGAGGAAAATCGGGCCGCTCGCGACGTAAGAAATCGGCAAATACTTGCGGAACGCCGCCCACCTACCAGCCCGGATTCCCTCACCCGGGGACTTCGAGTCTCCCGTGACCGGAACGCCGTCGATGTGCGCGGCGAGAAACGTATCGAGGAAAACCGCGCTGCCCGTGACGCAAGGAACCGCCGAATCGTTATCGAACGTCCCCGAACCAGTTCCGGGAACATCCCTCCATACCGGGGCGTTGGGAAGCCCTCGAACGTCAAAACCAACGATTACCTTTATCAGGCCCTGGTCCTTGCACTCTGCGCAGTTTACGGGGCTTCGATGTTCCGAGGAAAAGGGGGATTCAGCAG CCTCAGGGACATCGTTTATCCAACAAGCCGTTTCGTTTTGTCCTAA
- the LOC122413161 gene encoding centrosomal protein of 162 kDa, translated as MSEEQEELATADGGYSLSGSEDTAASSISLSLGENSVRLREKSKPGNEEAEPSNRTEKKVEDKRWWLKRPETRLGLSASTKKSVLSGDKPKETPLSDMTSSMKEFLQKEELCKAQHKTSGENNRDKDDTLCDILASTAFDKYPSDFENATDEDIGSFLEEMSKIAGALSPSSAQERMKSGENSSKNPSEEEKSVEELLEEAEKLVRENVGLSKSSSRSETLILEEVENQNGSNTRIVRLEKDIFQLIEQEVQRESEKIRKSPKNEKNRKEASPGRNKAIYENENSLKPPIMLMTLESQKKRFEDEKVEISSSSDLDDPIERHSKSEDPEKMEESRKDKENLQKEITDVDKDFFDDLLRRSKEKMEGGMSGSSSFGQEDFSHFLRILQGQDRKEQDTKEVKIGTAAEISSHLTKAVNTNLTNTENIVFPEKEISEILEKELPQESKNEKIVENHNDREDHEFCETDSSLASGDNASESRRKKSFSRKSSQDRSRASNIDEQLEQNSKRDKNSKKSGVEQSGEKSFLNSKNELYTVGLTPRLELFADAIPKLIAEKTNENLSKASSEVKNDEVDKTGEKCVEEESAKKEKSQENLVKRANQAKGKLQEKNKAESNRVIPDTNRKTTPSPDRSKKPSEKKSKVENVRLGQSRSYDQLTKPISNLRASLDDVRNSKSIDTSRRYNQPGKSPVLSKFAKQRTNQIGSSKQQAPRSKLSLNPSTSKFDLLAKPKRPEIPGKYHQAGGDSRKNLSKDDLESLYHEEKHKNALLKEQIDSEAKVFKQQMQNMRTSFEEELFSLKKQNIILKAKIDEFTLNEKRGDISKKIPSRSDTRNELLEKELEKQEGIINAYETENKRLVTEMERLQEEIKSTKSKQRTKVEINETQKLNDTIKDLREDALKLNLEVSDLRQKNSDSLLKIDDLSQQNSLLKEELEMFKDQLKTKNEFINARLQAMTAAELESRKKTDDMRVDLSSKTEQLKNLKIEYEKLEQAVLPLEKELLELRMRESSFTEKMQVAKSHIEREKQLTLKLKDQVILDNKKILDLNRQVREMERILKRKNPDSVSALILTAKSDHERIHLEKVKLLEDRIASLEGEIKAKEEIGQEKLTDLRTKFSEMKEKYVSQVADLEERLFEAMAKERKIYCDSFTQTVTKSMENKSVDAANARREEREHLSSAQTEKDEKKEAKMVKTGPKSQNPKEDTHLIATIRGLKMELANKDKHLAKINKEFQELQKTNRRLQKERERLLNDRRTFKSTTDLDKNGRSASVTSDPRLPASRTETNDLNSNHFQNGHFSNGNTHRLSGSAPRLYDPLQYSENDDRTALKKLTNENGILKEELNKINKDYMMLKNKRLHDLNLLQEEHEREMASLVKEYSLKFGDSKVVKLQGQINTQVAIITHLKQQIEKLRDYKEQVVVLKVEREHLENKVKILNEKVKYLTTPGTEQLQLLQDKITILQQRHESREITLQSLVRDLLRKKTQCRDCKGEKGKSNKQLCYFRQELDHILGMLQEISNVQ; from the exons ATGTCTGAGGAGCAGGAAGAATTGGCCACGGCTGATGGGGGTTAC TCACTTTCTGGCAGTGAAGATACTGCTGCCTCCTCTATAAGTCTTAGCCTGGGTGAAAACTCTGTTCGACTCAGAGAAAAGTCCAAGCCAGGCAATGAAGAAGCAGAACCGTCCAATCGaactgagaaaaaagttgaggATAAAAGATGGTGGTTGAAACGACCTGAAACTCGTCTAGGTCTTTCAGCAAGCACCAAAAAGTCCGTGCTCAGTGGTGACAAACCCAAAGAGACTCCATTATCCGACATGACTTCGTCAATGAAGGAGTTCCTTCAAAAAGAAGAACTTTGCAAG GCTCAACACAAAACCTCGGGTGAAAATAATCGAGACAAAGATGACACTCTCTGTGATATTCTCGCTTCCACAGCGTTTGATAAATATCCATCGGATTTTGAGA aTGCTACAGACGAGGACATCGGGAGTTTTTTGGAAGAGATGAGCAAAATCGCAGGTGCGTTGAGCCCGAGTTCGGCCCAGGAACGAATGAAATCTGGCGAAAATTCGAGTAAAAATCCgagcgaagaagaaaaatctgtgGAAGAGTTATTGGAAGAAGCTGAAAAGCTTGTTCGCGAGAATGTCGGTCTTTCGAAGAGTTCGTCGCGATCAGAAACTTTAATACTCGAGGAAGTGGAGAACCAGAATGGTAGTAACACGAGAATCGTCAGACTCGAGAAAGACATATTTCAATTGATCGAGCAAGAAGTACAGAGGGAGTCAGAAAAGATTCGCAAGAGTCCGAAAAACGAGAAGAATCGTAAAGAAGCGAGTCCTGGCAGGAACAAGGCGATCTATGAGAACGAAAACAGCCTTAAGCCTCCGATAATGCTGATGACGTTAGAGTCGCAAAAGAAACGTTTTGAGGATGAAAAAGTGGAAATATCGTCGAGCTCCGATCTTGACGATCCGATCGAGCGTCATTCGAAATCTGAAGATcctgaaaaaatggaagagtCGAGGAAGGACAAAGAGAATCTTCAGAAAGAAATAACGGACGTTGACAAGGATTTCTTCGACGACTTGTTGAGacgttcgaaagaaaaaatggagggTGGAATGTCCGGAAGTTCGAGCTTCGGGCAAGAggatttttcccattttcttcGAATATTACAAGGTCAAGATCGAAAAGAACAGGATACGAAGGAAGTGAAAATTGGAACTGCTGCAGAAATATCGTCACATTTAACAAAAGCTGTTAATACTAATTTAACGAATACTGAAAACATCGTTTTTCCAGAGAAGGAAATATCGGAAATACTCGAGAAAGAACTACCGCAGGaatcgaaaaatgagaaaatcgtCGAGAATCACAACGACCGAGAAGATCACGAGTTCTGTGAAACTGATTCGAGCTTAGCCAGTGGGGATAACGCTTCTGAGAGCCGCAGGAAAAAGTCATTTTCTCGGAAGTCGAGTCAGGATCGCTCTCGAGCTAGTAATATTGACGAGCAACTCGAGCAAAATTCCAAACGtgacaaaaattcgaaaaaatcgggAGTCGAACAGAGCGGTGAAAAATCCTTCTTGAATTCGAAAAACGAATTGTACACAGTCGGCTTAACGCCGAGACTCGAGCTGTTTGCAGACGCGATTCCCAAGCTCATTGCCGAGAAGACCAACGAAAATTTGAGCAAAGCTTCCTCCGAAGTGAAGAACGACGAAGTTGACAAAACAGGGGAAAAATGCGTCGAGGAGGAGAgtgcgaaaaaagaaaaatcccaGGAAAATTTAGTCAAACGAGCGAACCAAGCGAAAGGAAAgcttcaagaaaaaaataaagcggaATCCAACCGGGTGATTCCTGAtacaaatagaaaaacaaCTCCGAGTCCAGACCGTTCGAAAAAACCTTCTGAAAAGAAGAGCAAAGTCGAAAACGTTCGGCTCGGTCAATCGAGAAGTTACGATCAACTTACGAAGCCGATCTCAAATCTGAGAGCTTCGCTGGACGACGTGCGGAATTCGAAATCGATAGATACTTCTCGGAGGTACAATCAGCCAGGAAAATCTCCAGTTCTTTCGAAATTCGCCAAGCAGCGAACGAATCAAATTGGGTCCTCGAAGCAGCAAGCACCGAGAAGCAAATTATCGTTGAATCCTTCGACGTCGAAGTTCGATCTGTTGGCAAAACCAAAAAGGCCAGAAATCCCTGGGAAATATCATCAAGCAGGTGGCgattctcgaaaaaatttatccaaAGACGATCTCGAGTCGCTTTATCATGAGGAAAAGCACAAAAACGCTTTGCTCAAGGAACAAATTGACTCTGAGGCCAAGGTATTCAAACAACAGATGCAAAACATGAGAACTTCCTTCGAGGAAGAATTGTTCTCtcttaaaaaacaaaatatcatacTGAAAGCAAAAATTGACGAGTTCACTCTGAACGAAAAACGCGGCGATATTTCTAAGAAAATACCGTCCCGGAGTGATACGAGGAACGAGTTGTTGGAAAAAGAGCTCGAAAAACAAGAAGGAATAATAAACGCTTACGAAACGGAAAACAAACGGTTGGTTACCGAGATGGAGCGTTTGcaggaagaaataaaaagtacTAAATCGAAGCAACGAACAAAAGTTGAGATAAACGAGACTCAGAAACTGAACGATACGATAAAAGATTTGCGGGAGGATGCGTTGAAGCTGAATCTCGAGGTGTCGGATTTGCGACAGAAAAACAGTGACTCTTTGCTGAAAATTGACGATTTGTCGCAGCAGAATAGTTTGTTGAAGGAAGAATTAGAAATGTTCAAAGACCAactgaaaacgaaaaacgaatttataaacgcACGTTTGCAAGCGATGACAGCGGCGGAGCTTGAAAGTCGTAAGAAAACTGACGACATGCGAGTCGACCTGAGTTCGAAAACCGAACaactgaaaaatctgaaaatcgaGTACGAGAAACTCGAACAGGCAGTTTTGCCGTTGGAGAAAGAATTGCTCGAATTGCGAATGAGGGAAAGCAGCTTTACGGAAAAAATGCAAGTCGCCAAGAGTCACATCGAGAGGGAAAAGCAGTTGACTTTGAAGTTGAAGGATCAAGTTATTTTGGACAACAAAAAGATTCTCGATCTGAATCGTCAGGTTCGAGAAATGGAGAGGATATTGAAGCGCAAGAACCCTGATTCGGTCTCAGCTTTGATATTAACAGCCAAGTCCGATCACGAGAGAATCCACTTGGAAAAAGTCAAATTGCTCGAGGATCGAATAGCCTCGTTGGAAGGGGAAATCAAAGCCAAGGAGGAAATTGGTCAGGAGAAACTGACGGATTTGCGGACCAAATTTtccgaaatgaaagaaaaatacgtcAGCCAAGTGGCGGATTTGGAAGAGAGATTGTTCGAGGCTATGGCGAAAGAGCGAAAAATTTACTGCGATTCGTTTACCCAAACGGTCACTAAAAGCATGGAAAACAAAAGCGTCGATGCCGCGAATGCGAGACGCGAAGAAAGGGAACATTTATCATCAGCTCAAACAGAAAAGGACGAGAAGAAGGAAGCGAAGATGGTCAAAACCGGACCGAAATCACAGAATCCCAAAGAAGATACTCACCTCATAGCCACGATTAGAGGACTCAAAATGGAATTAGCCAATAAGGACAAACATTTGGCAAAAATCAACAAAGAGTTTCAAGAGTTGCAAAAAACCAACAGGCGGTTGCAGAAGGAGCGCGAGAGGCTTCTGAACGATCGAAGAACTTTCAAATCCACCACGGACCTCGATAAGAATGGACGTTCCGCTTCCGTTACCTCAGATCCTAGGCTTCCGGCGTCGAGGACCGAAACGAACGACCTGAACTcgaatcattttcaaaatggTCATTTCTCCAATGGCAATACTCACAGGCTCTCCGGTTCCGCTCCGAGACTTTACGATCCTCTTCAATATTCCGAAAATGATGACCGCACCGCGCTTAAAAAGCTCACCAACGAAAACGGGATATTGAAAgaagaattgaacaaaatcaaCAAGGATTATATGATGCTGAAGAACAAACGATTGCACGATCTCAATTTACTGCAGGAAGAACACGAACGAGAGATGGCCTCGTTGGTCAAAGAATACAGCCTCAAATTCGGCGATTCTAAAGTCGTCAAATTGCAG GGTCAAATAAACACGCAGGTCGCGATAATAACGCATTTGAAGCAGCAGATCGAGAAGTTGAGAGACTACAAAGAGCAAGTCGTGGTTCTGAAGGTCGAGCGCGAGCATTTGGAGAACAAAGTGAAGATATTGAACGAAAAAGTGAAATACCTAACGACGCCG GGCACCGAGCAGCTTCAATTGCTTCAGGACAAGATAACGATTCTTCAGCAACGACACGAGTCCCGTGAGATTACGCTTCAGAGCCTCGTCCGCGATCTTCTCAGGAAAAAAACTCAATGCAGGGACTGCAAAGGCGAGAAAGGAAAAAGCAACAAGCAGCTCTGTTATTTTCGTCAAGAACTCGACCATATCTTGGGTATGCTGCAAGAAATATCGAATGTACAGTAA
- the LOC122414231 gene encoding uncharacterized protein isoform X1: METLERSRVCRLCGKQAGMSIDIFGKRGNHVKKINMVLPILVHELDLLPKHMCHPCNYKLEEFHKFYEDCLKTDASLKSQLSWMQGSEIREEIIVPMVQINNMKIKSEPFDYEEQGLTEAVFNAENMENYEQNNYLFDDKFLRISDTRCSRCGCFCGNQNYGNSETSKKCSTLRESRQRRGTIANDPGFPARDMIRRNLFATEIFDKNSTLRTEIPLCGETKVFFQEKSVENAVDLFAGSDRLKEQPRVAVVTPKIEISKVPNPPTRFTRVLRPRKRLAKNLPKSRSSSDPTKKSNKSTSREIRRNRAEADVPMFLEIKSKAADECERSLRPRQQLINYYAESRRRVPRVRIEKMKIPLDDARLQNLKKEIVSEATHFPKPNFIQKFEPDDDTSKIETNKTKTSESTSRNSLRKTLSVKIKKEIIVADLPDLMPTRKRVTRSASRSPLSKDLKNKALDKSKRKNSPKSRRELTLCLRSQIGSLRRNKSRKFDLFFDGSEKAKDKNTSSRNHSSSTIRTKSIEISARDPATIFRYHDCAVCEKRFASQELYKLHDCYNKRH, encoded by the exons ATGGAGACTTTGGAACGAAGCCGGGTGTGCCGTTTGTGTGGCAAACAGGCTGGGATGTCCATCGACATATTCGGCAAACGTGGAAATCACGTGAAGAAGATAAACATGGTACTACCGATATTG GTTCACGAACTGGATCTTCTGCCAAAACACATGTGCCATCCGTGCAACTACAAACTTGAGGAATTTCACAAATTCTACGAGGATTGCTTGAAAACCGACGCTAGTTTGAAGAGTCAACTGTCCTGGATGCAGGGCTCGGAGATCCGTGAAGAAATAATCGTTCCCATGGTTCAAATAAACAACATGAAGATAAAGAGTGAACCGTTCGATTACGAGGAGCAGGGACTCACGGAGGCCGTTTTCAACGCCGAAAACATGGAGAATTACGAgcaaaataattatttgttcGACGATAAATTTCTGCGAATTTCCGACACTCGATGTTCCCGCTGCGGATGTTTTTGTGGCAATCAAAACTACGGGAACAGcgaaacatcgaaaaaatgcTCAACGTTACGAGAAAGTCGACAGAGAAGGGGGACAATTGCGAACGACCCGGGATTCCCTGCACGAGATATGATAAGAAGAAATTTGTTTGCCACCGAAATATTCGACAAAAATTCGACTCTTCGCACCGAGATTCCTCTCTGCGGtgaaacaaaagtttttttccaagaAAAATCTGTCGAGAACGCGGTCGACTTGTTTGCGGGTTCGGATCGATTGAAAGAGCAGCCAAGAGTCGCGGTGGTTACGCCAAAAATAGAGATTTCGAAGGTCCCAAATCCTCCAACGAGGTTCACTCGGGTTTTGAGACCCAGAAAAAGGCTCGCGAAAAATTTGCCAAAGTCCCGATCCTCTTCGGACCCTACGAAAAAATCTAACAAATCAACTAGTCGAGAGATCAGGAGAAACAGGGCCGAGGCTGATGTTCCAATGTTCCTTGAAATCAAATCGAAAGCGGCGGACGAATGCGAGCGAAGTCTCAGGCCTCGTCAACAATTGATAAACTATTATGCAGAATCAAGAAGAAGAGTGCCTCGAGTgcgcattgaaaaaatgaaaataccaTTGGACGATGCGAGGCTGCAAAACCTCAAAAAGGAAATTGTCTCCGAAGCAACGCACTTCCCGAAACCGAATTTTATCCAAAAGTTCGAGCCCGACGATGATACGAGCAAAATAGAAACAAATAAAACCAAAACGTCAGAATCCACATCGAGAAACAGCCTAAGAAAAACGTTGAgtgttaaaataaaaaaagaaataattgtgGCAGATTTGCCGGACTTGATGCCAACGAGAAAACGCGTCACACGTTCAGCGAGCAGGTCCCCGCTATccaaagatttaaaaaacaaagCGCTCGATAAATCGAAACGTAAGAACTCGCCCAAATCCCGTCGTGAATTGACTCTCTGTCTCAGATCTCAAATCGGCTCTCTGAGGAGAAACAAGTCAAGAAAATTCGATCTCTTCTTCGATGGATCGGAAAAAGCCAAGGATAAAAACACCTCGTCACGAAATCATTCATCGAGTACCATCAGGACGAAGAGCATAGAGATCAGTGCTCGAGATCCAGCAACTATTTTTCGTTACCACGATTGCGCTGTTTGCGAAAAACGCTTCGCTAGCCAGGAACTCTACAAGCTTCATGATTGTTATAACAAGCGCCATTGA
- the LOC122414231 gene encoding uncharacterized protein isoform X2 codes for MCHPCNYKLEEFHKFYEDCLKTDASLKSQLSWMQGSEIREEIIVPMVQINNMKIKSEPFDYEEQGLTEAVFNAENMENYEQNNYLFDDKFLRISDTRCSRCGCFCGNQNYGNSETSKKCSTLRESRQRRGTIANDPGFPARDMIRRNLFATEIFDKNSTLRTEIPLCGETKVFFQEKSVENAVDLFAGSDRLKEQPRVAVVTPKIEISKVPNPPTRFTRVLRPRKRLAKNLPKSRSSSDPTKKSNKSTSREIRRNRAEADVPMFLEIKSKAADECERSLRPRQQLINYYAESRRRVPRVRIEKMKIPLDDARLQNLKKEIVSEATHFPKPNFIQKFEPDDDTSKIETNKTKTSESTSRNSLRKTLSVKIKKEIIVADLPDLMPTRKRVTRSASRSPLSKDLKNKALDKSKRKNSPKSRRELTLCLRSQIGSLRRNKSRKFDLFFDGSEKAKDKNTSSRNHSSSTIRTKSIEISARDPATIFRYHDCAVCEKRFASQELYKLHDCYNKRH; via the coding sequence ATGTGCCATCCGTGCAACTACAAACTTGAGGAATTTCACAAATTCTACGAGGATTGCTTGAAAACCGACGCTAGTTTGAAGAGTCAACTGTCCTGGATGCAGGGCTCGGAGATCCGTGAAGAAATAATCGTTCCCATGGTTCAAATAAACAACATGAAGATAAAGAGTGAACCGTTCGATTACGAGGAGCAGGGACTCACGGAGGCCGTTTTCAACGCCGAAAACATGGAGAATTACGAgcaaaataattatttgttcGACGATAAATTTCTGCGAATTTCCGACACTCGATGTTCCCGCTGCGGATGTTTTTGTGGCAATCAAAACTACGGGAACAGcgaaacatcgaaaaaatgcTCAACGTTACGAGAAAGTCGACAGAGAAGGGGGACAATTGCGAACGACCCGGGATTCCCTGCACGAGATATGATAAGAAGAAATTTGTTTGCCACCGAAATATTCGACAAAAATTCGACTCTTCGCACCGAGATTCCTCTCTGCGGtgaaacaaaagtttttttccaagaAAAATCTGTCGAGAACGCGGTCGACTTGTTTGCGGGTTCGGATCGATTGAAAGAGCAGCCAAGAGTCGCGGTGGTTACGCCAAAAATAGAGATTTCGAAGGTCCCAAATCCTCCAACGAGGTTCACTCGGGTTTTGAGACCCAGAAAAAGGCTCGCGAAAAATTTGCCAAAGTCCCGATCCTCTTCGGACCCTACGAAAAAATCTAACAAATCAACTAGTCGAGAGATCAGGAGAAACAGGGCCGAGGCTGATGTTCCAATGTTCCTTGAAATCAAATCGAAAGCGGCGGACGAATGCGAGCGAAGTCTCAGGCCTCGTCAACAATTGATAAACTATTATGCAGAATCAAGAAGAAGAGTGCCTCGAGTgcgcattgaaaaaatgaaaataccaTTGGACGATGCGAGGCTGCAAAACCTCAAAAAGGAAATTGTCTCCGAAGCAACGCACTTCCCGAAACCGAATTTTATCCAAAAGTTCGAGCCCGACGATGATACGAGCAAAATAGAAACAAATAAAACCAAAACGTCAGAATCCACATCGAGAAACAGCCTAAGAAAAACGTTGAgtgttaaaataaaaaaagaaataattgtgGCAGATTTGCCGGACTTGATGCCAACGAGAAAACGCGTCACACGTTCAGCGAGCAGGTCCCCGCTATccaaagatttaaaaaacaaagCGCTCGATAAATCGAAACGTAAGAACTCGCCCAAATCCCGTCGTGAATTGACTCTCTGTCTCAGATCTCAAATCGGCTCTCTGAGGAGAAACAAGTCAAGAAAATTCGATCTCTTCTTCGATGGATCGGAAAAAGCCAAGGATAAAAACACCTCGTCACGAAATCATTCATCGAGTACCATCAGGACGAAGAGCATAGAGATCAGTGCTCGAGATCCAGCAACTATTTTTCGTTACCACGATTGCGCTGTTTGCGAAAAACGCTTCGCTAGCCAGGAACTCTACAAGCTTCATGATTGTTATAACAAGCGCCATTGA